A single region of the Corallincola holothuriorum genome encodes:
- the minE gene encoding cell division topological specificity factor MinE, whose amino-acid sequence MSLLDYFRSTKKNTASLAKERLQIIVAHERSRRNSPSYLPQLERDILEVIKRYVEITPDQVSVSLDQKGSDLSVLELNVMLPDDKRQS is encoded by the coding sequence ATGTCTTTGTTGGACTACTTTCGTTCTACCAAGAAGAACACGGCCTCTTTAGCTAAAGAGCGCCTACAGATTATTGTTGCCCATGAGCGCAGCCGTCGAAATAGCCCCTCTTACCTACCTCAGTTAGAGCGGGATATTCTTGAAGTGATAAAACGTTACGTTGAAATCACTCCCGATCAGGTGAGTGTTTCCTTAGATCAAAAAGGCTCAGATCTATCGGTATTGGAACTCAATGTGATGCTGCCGGACGATAAGCGTCAGTCATAA
- the minD gene encoding septum site-determining protein MinD, giving the protein MARIIVVTSGKGGVGKTTTSAAIATGLALKGSKTVVIDFDVGLRNLDLIMGCERRVVYDFVNVINNESNLNQSLIKDKRVDNLYILPASQTRDKDALTKEGVGKVLEELAETFDYIICDSPAGIEMGAQMALYFADEAVVVTNPEVSSVRDSDRILGILASKSRRAESGDEPVKEHLLLTRYSPARVERGDMLSVEDVQDILAVPLLGVIPESQAVLKASNSGAPVILDEESDAGLAYQDAVDRLLGNEVDYRFLTEQKKGIFKRIFGG; this is encoded by the coding sequence ATGGCACGGATAATCGTTGTCACTTCGGGTAAAGGTGGTGTGGGTAAAACCACCACCAGCGCGGCCATCGCAACCGGTTTGGCGCTAAAAGGCAGTAAGACTGTCGTTATCGACTTCGATGTAGGTTTACGAAACTTAGATCTGATCATGGGTTGTGAACGCCGCGTCGTCTATGACTTCGTTAATGTGATCAATAACGAATCGAATCTGAATCAGTCACTGATAAAAGACAAACGCGTAGATAACCTCTATATCCTGCCTGCATCCCAGACTCGGGATAAAGACGCCCTCACCAAAGAAGGTGTTGGTAAAGTACTTGAAGAACTAGCAGAGACCTTTGATTACATCATCTGTGACTCCCCTGCAGGTATTGAGATGGGCGCACAAATGGCACTCTACTTCGCCGATGAAGCAGTTGTCGTTACCAATCCTGAAGTCTCATCTGTACGCGATTCAGACCGCATCCTGGGGATTTTAGCAAGCAAATCTCGCCGTGCTGAGTCTGGTGATGAGCCGGTTAAAGAGCACTTGCTGCTAACTCGTTACTCGCCCGCCCGTGTTGAGCGCGGCGATATGCTCAGCGTAGAAGACGTTCAGGACATTCTGGCAGTGCCACTGTTAGGCGTTATCCCTGAGTCACAAGCCGTCCTAAAAGCATCAAACTCAGGCGCGCCTGTGATCCTCGATGAAGAGAGTGACGCAGGACTGGCATATCAAGACGCCGTCGATAGATTGCTTGGCAATGAAGTGGACTACCGCTTCCTTACTGAGCAGAAAAAGGGAATTTTCAAACGTATATTCGGAGGATAA
- the minC gene encoding septum site-determining protein MinC, whose amino-acid sequence MSQTALELKGSAFTLSVLKLSSTEIDAIAAQLEQKIAQVPHFFDRAPIVVDLEMLAEQSIDFEALKSCLEQLRLVPVGVTNADDSQKLAAKAAGFASLTRPKSQTKQETKPTAAAPTTEKVAEPGRQETMVVRQPVRSGQQIYAKDCDLIVMGQVSNGAEVIADGNIHVYGTLRGRAIAGAKGDLDARIFCQNLQAELVSICGHYWLSDALQESHWQQATAIYLQDEKLTIDTLN is encoded by the coding sequence ATGTCGCAAACCGCGCTCGAATTGAAAGGCAGTGCATTTACCCTTTCAGTTCTGAAACTTAGCAGTACCGAAATCGATGCCATCGCGGCGCAACTTGAACAAAAAATTGCTCAAGTCCCTCACTTTTTCGATCGAGCCCCTATCGTTGTTGATCTTGAAATGCTTGCTGAACAGAGCATTGACTTCGAGGCATTAAAATCATGCCTAGAGCAACTTCGACTGGTGCCAGTGGGCGTCACCAACGCCGATGACAGCCAAAAGCTGGCGGCCAAAGCGGCAGGGTTCGCTTCATTAACCCGCCCCAAAAGCCAAACAAAGCAGGAAACCAAACCGACAGCGGCAGCACCAACCACTGAAAAGGTAGCAGAGCCTGGTCGCCAAGAGACCATGGTGGTAAGACAGCCGGTGCGGTCTGGGCAACAGATTTATGCCAAAGACTGCGATTTAATCGTCATGGGACAAGTGAGTAACGGCGCGGAAGTCATTGCCGACGGCAACATTCATGTCTATGGCACCCTACGAGGGCGTGCCATCGCAGGTGCGAAAGGCGATCTCGATGCAAGAATATTTTGCCAGAACTTGCAGGCCGAACTGGTTTCGATCTGTGGGCATTACTGGCTTAGCGATGCTTTGCAGGAAAGCCACTGGCAGCAAGCCACGGCTATCTATCTGCAAGATGAAAAATTGACTATCGACACATTGAATTAA
- a CDS encoding YcgL domain-containing protein, whose product MWCAIYKSSKKTGSYLYIERKDDFERVPEALLAQFLAPELVMVINLDKREHLGFADIKRVKAELVENGFYLQLPPPVDNLLKAHRLAKGIEE is encoded by the coding sequence ATGTGGTGTGCGATCTACAAGAGCAGCAAAAAAACAGGCAGTTACCTCTATATTGAACGTAAAGATGATTTCGAAAGAGTACCTGAAGCGCTCTTGGCACAGTTTTTAGCCCCTGAATTGGTGATGGTAATTAATTTAGATAAACGTGAACATTTGGGGTTTGCTGATATCAAACGTGTGAAAGCTGAATTGGTAGAGAATGGTTTTTACCTTCAATTACCACCTCCTGTGGATAATTTGTTGAAAGCGCACCGACTGGCTAAGGGCATAGAAGAATGA
- a CDS encoding lytic murein transglycosylase, giving the protein MMSVSRSISLLFFVVISLTTLNVAANQAAPEGFDGFIEQMKQQAADEGIKPEIIAAAFADVTFMRRAVKQDKAQPEFKKSTLDTYMAKRVPDWKVKKARELYKKHRRVLDKIGSEYGVQPRFIVALWGSESNFGSYQGNFPVVSALSTMAFEGRRAEFFRKELMNALIILDQGHISIDKFKGSWAGAMGQTQFMPSSFLSFAVDYNGDGKKDIWGSEEDAFASIANYLSQSGWDDSLTWGRQVKVPQTIDTAVAGIKTKYTLAEWQAKGVRRYDGSDLPVNPIQASLIIPDDTDGRVFLAYSNFDVLMRWNRSYYFACTVGYLSDRIRYPSL; this is encoded by the coding sequence ATGATGAGTGTTTCTCGCAGCATTTCGCTGCTGTTTTTTGTTGTGATCTCATTGACCACGTTAAATGTGGCAGCTAACCAGGCTGCTCCTGAGGGGTTTGACGGTTTTATCGAACAGATGAAACAGCAGGCTGCCGATGAAGGGATCAAACCTGAGATCATCGCAGCGGCATTCGCCGATGTGACTTTTATGCGCCGAGCGGTCAAGCAAGATAAAGCACAGCCAGAATTTAAGAAGTCGACGCTCGATACTTATATGGCTAAGCGGGTGCCTGATTGGAAAGTAAAAAAGGCCCGTGAACTCTATAAAAAGCATCGCCGTGTGTTAGACAAAATTGGTTCTGAGTACGGCGTCCAACCCCGCTTTATTGTTGCTTTATGGGGTTCAGAATCAAATTTTGGCAGTTATCAGGGAAATTTCCCCGTTGTTTCAGCGCTCAGCACCATGGCGTTTGAAGGGCGTAGGGCAGAGTTCTTCCGAAAAGAGTTAATGAATGCGCTGATCATCCTCGATCAGGGGCATATCAGCATTGATAAGTTCAAAGGCTCATGGGCCGGAGCCATGGGGCAAACCCAGTTCATGCCGAGCTCTTTCCTTAGTTTCGCTGTGGATTACAATGGCGATGGCAAGAAAGATATTTGGGGCAGTGAGGAAGATGCATTTGCTTCTATCGCCAATTATTTGAGCCAAAGTGGTTGGGATGATTCGTTAACTTGGGGGCGTCAGGTCAAGGTGCCACAAACGATAGATACCGCAGTGGCGGGTATCAAAACCAAATATACGTTAGCGGAGTGGCAAGCTAAAGGTGTGAGACGTTATGACGGCAGCGACTTGCCGGTTAATCCAATTCAGGCGTCTTTGATCATTCCTGATGATACTGATGGTCGTGTATTTTTAGCGTATTCCAATTTTGATGTACTGATGCGCTGGAATCGCTCCTATTACTTTGCTTGTACCGTTGGCTATTTGTCTGATCGTATTCGTTATCCATCACTCTAA
- a CDS encoding transporter substrate-binding domain-containing protein, which produces MLKRLVTRWVAAVSVVYLSMVCGVVSAAEPVNVWVDFAVSDFDDTDETRWHSTEYALLRILLPEWRKQTEVELLQSNTGRAIAQIREQRAGCVSNLLLTPKRAEELYFSEPFSLYFGLKLYYLSNNEKVKAELAHISSSRAVSLADILGADSAGRLGVVSGRAYGAEIDAIIKQPEMRYKLYVRGANDMAEGLLDMLSQGRVDYVLEYPEVVDHYVAEHELVLSSVSLKESNEMTTGHLACAKTAQGQRAIEQFNQVLADLVVQPAYLDAHLAGLPESLQKVFRQRFKQTFLESSNGR; this is translated from the coding sequence ATGTTAAAACGCCTTGTTACTCGCTGGGTTGCCGCTGTCAGCGTCGTCTATCTTTCTATGGTTTGTGGAGTCGTATCCGCAGCTGAGCCGGTGAATGTTTGGGTCGATTTCGCTGTCAGTGATTTTGATGATACCGATGAAACACGCTGGCATTCGACAGAGTATGCGCTGTTGCGGATTTTGCTGCCGGAGTGGCGCAAGCAAACAGAGGTCGAGTTACTGCAAAGTAATACGGGCCGAGCAATAGCGCAGATTAGAGAGCAAAGGGCAGGCTGCGTTAGTAACCTTCTGTTAACCCCTAAACGTGCTGAAGAGCTCTATTTTAGTGAGCCGTTTTCGCTCTATTTTGGTCTGAAACTGTATTACTTGAGCAATAATGAAAAGGTTAAAGCTGAACTTGCTCATATTTCATCGAGCAGGGCTGTCAGCTTGGCTGATATATTAGGCGCAGACTCCGCTGGAAGGCTTGGCGTCGTGTCTGGCCGAGCTTATGGTGCAGAGATTGATGCGATCATTAAGCAGCCGGAGATGCGCTATAAACTCTATGTGCGAGGCGCTAATGATATGGCTGAAGGCTTGCTGGATATGTTGTCTCAAGGGCGGGTTGATTATGTGCTGGAGTATCCGGAAGTGGTCGATCACTACGTCGCGGAGCATGAGTTGGTGCTATCCAGTGTGAGTTTGAAAGAGAGCAATGAGATGACGACCGGGCACCTGGCCTGTGCTAAAACGGCGCAAGGGCAGAGAGCCATTGAGCAATTCAATCAGGTATTAGCTGATCTGGTCGTGCAACCTGCTTACTTAGATGCCCACCTGGCTGGATTACCTGAAAGTTTGCAGAAGGTATTTAGACAGCGTTTTAAGCAGACATTCCTGGAGTCATCAAATGGCCGTTAA
- a CDS encoding YcgN family cysteine cluster protein yields MAVKTLFWRHKTLAQMTEQEWESLCDGCGKCCLHKVIDDDTDELYFTEIACRLLDSHSCACSNYADRFSQVDDCVKVTLNDIESFHWLPPTCAYRRLAEGQDLPRWHPLITGTSETMHQLGHSVRGKTVLEEDAGPTLAEHIVWWPLDEEGNGSTVVEED; encoded by the coding sequence ATGGCCGTTAAGACACTATTTTGGCGTCACAAGACTCTAGCGCAGATGACAGAGCAAGAGTGGGAATCTCTTTGTGATGGTTGCGGAAAGTGTTGTTTGCATAAGGTGATTGACGATGACACGGATGAGCTCTATTTCACCGAGATAGCTTGTCGCCTTTTGGACAGTCACAGCTGTGCTTGCTCTAACTATGCCGATCGCTTCTCGCAAGTAGATGACTGTGTGAAAGTCACTTTGAATGATATTGAGTCTTTTCATTGGCTGCCTCCGACCTGTGCTTATCGTCGCTTGGCGGAAGGTCAAGATCTGCCTAGATGGCATCCATTGATTACCGGCACCTCTGAAACGATGCATCAATTAGGTCACTCGGTGCGAGGTAAAACGGTACTAGAAGAAGACGCCGGACCAACGCTAGCGGAGCATATTGTTTGGTGGCCGTTGGATGAAGAGGGTAACGGTAGCACCGTTGTGGAGGAAGATTAA
- the dsbB gene encoding disulfide bond formation protein DsbB, translating into MITQIGNWPTQRWPWLLLGGSALALELCALFFQYGMDLAPCIMCIYERVAMLGIMLTGLITAISPQLLWLRLLGFCGWLVSAGWGLILAWEHVQLQLYPSPFHTCDFEPNFPEWLQLHKLLPIFFEATGDCGEIAWSFLGWSMPQWLVVSFIVYLGLLFAVIACWGISKLKKA; encoded by the coding sequence GTGATCACACAAATCGGCAATTGGCCAACGCAACGCTGGCCGTGGTTGTTGCTAGGAGGCTCAGCATTAGCACTTGAGCTCTGTGCGCTGTTCTTTCAATATGGCATGGACTTAGCTCCGTGTATCATGTGTATTTACGAACGCGTGGCTATGCTTGGGATCATGCTGACTGGGCTTATCACGGCTATCTCACCACAACTCTTATGGCTTAGGTTGCTCGGGTTTTGTGGTTGGTTAGTCTCTGCCGGGTGGGGATTAATACTGGCATGGGAGCATGTACAACTGCAGCTCTATCCGTCCCCTTTCCATACTTGTGATTTTGAACCGAACTTTCCAGAGTGGCTGCAACTGCATAAATTGCTACCAATCTTCTTTGAGGCGACAGGTGATTGCGGAGAAATAGCTTGGTCATTCTTAGGCTGGTCGATGCCACAATGGCTTGTGGTCAGCTTTATTGTCTACCTTGGACTTTTGTTCGCTGTGATCGCCTGTTGGGGAATCAGTAAGCTAAAGAAAGCGTAA
- the nhaB gene encoding sodium/proton antiporter NhaB gives MPQTKTLGEAFLRNFLGQAPDWFKITILLFLLINPIVFYISPFTAGWLLIIEFIFTLAMALKCYPLQPGGLLALEAVALGMTSPHMVMHEISANIEVLLLLIFMVAGIYFMKELLLFFFTKLLIKIRSKAMLSLAFCFAAAFLSAFLDALTVIAVVIAVATGFYSIYHKVASGKEFHHSHDHTADENLHDLTRDDLEQFRSFLRSLMMHAAVGTALGGVCTLVGEPQNLIIGDRAGWDFVNFAIRVAPISFPTLLFGLATCLLLEKFKVFGYGAKLPDAVRTILSDFEKYSTERRTKRDVANLIVQGIIALWLIVGLALHLADVGLIGLSVIVLATSATGVIEEHQLGKAFEEALPFTALLSVFFAIVAVIIEQDLFAPVTQWVLSFEGHGQLWRVFLANGILSMVSDNVFVGTVYIEEMYAALNNGSISRDQFDLLAVAVNTGTNLPSVATPNGQAAFLFLLTSALAPLLRLSYGRMVWMALPYTIVMLSVSLAATLFILEPATQLLYDTGWIHHIVEPAAAAAAPAH, from the coding sequence ATGCCACAAACCAAGACTTTAGGAGAGGCCTTTTTAAGGAACTTTCTGGGTCAAGCCCCTGATTGGTTTAAAATAACCATTCTACTGTTTCTGCTTATCAATCCAATTGTCTTTTACATCAGCCCATTTACTGCTGGCTGGTTACTCATTATCGAGTTTATTTTTACTCTGGCAATGGCTCTCAAATGTTACCCACTGCAACCGGGGGGATTGCTGGCGCTAGAAGCCGTCGCCCTTGGCATGACATCTCCGCACATGGTAATGCACGAAATTTCAGCCAATATCGAAGTGCTCTTGCTACTGATCTTTATGGTCGCTGGCATCTATTTTATGAAGGAGCTGCTGCTCTTTTTCTTCACCAAACTACTCATTAAAATTCGCTCAAAAGCGATGCTCTCTCTGGCATTTTGTTTTGCTGCTGCATTTTTATCAGCGTTTCTTGATGCGTTAACCGTAATCGCCGTGGTCATCGCCGTCGCAACGGGTTTCTATAGCATTTATCACAAGGTGGCTTCAGGCAAAGAGTTCCACCACAGTCATGATCATACTGCCGATGAGAATCTACATGATCTGACCCGTGATGACTTGGAGCAGTTCCGTAGTTTCTTACGCAGCTTGATGATGCATGCAGCGGTTGGTACCGCACTAGGAGGCGTATGTACCTTGGTCGGAGAACCACAAAACCTGATTATCGGCGACCGAGCGGGCTGGGATTTTGTTAACTTTGCCATCCGCGTCGCACCGATCTCATTTCCAACCTTGCTGTTTGGGTTAGCGACTTGCCTACTATTAGAAAAATTCAAAGTATTTGGCTACGGCGCAAAATTGCCAGACGCCGTGCGCACAATCTTGTCCGACTTTGAGAAGTACTCTACCGAACGTCGCACCAAGCGCGACGTTGCCAACTTGATCGTGCAAGGGATTATCGCTCTCTGGCTGATCGTTGGCTTAGCATTACACCTCGCCGACGTTGGCCTGATTGGTTTGAGCGTGATCGTTTTAGCAACGTCAGCCACAGGTGTGATTGAAGAGCATCAGTTGGGCAAGGCGTTTGAAGAAGCGCTGCCATTTACCGCGCTGCTATCGGTATTCTTTGCGATTGTTGCCGTGATCATTGAGCAAGACCTGTTTGCGCCAGTTACCCAATGGGTACTTTCATTTGAGGGGCACGGCCAATTATGGCGAGTATTCTTGGCGAACGGCATTCTTTCCATGGTGTCAGATAACGTCTTCGTCGGCACCGTCTATATCGAAGAGATGTATGCGGCGTTGAATAATGGCAGCATCAGCCGCGACCAATTCGATCTGCTCGCTGTCGCCGTCAATACAGGCACCAACCTGCCAAGCGTTGCCACACCAAATGGCCAGGCGGCATTCCTGTTTTTATTAACATCGGCTTTAGCACCTTTACTGCGCCTGTCATATGGTCGTATGGTATGGATGGCTCTCCCCTATACCATCGTCATGCTGTCAGTCAGCCTAGCAGCCACGCTCTTTATACTGGAGCCTGCCACCCAACTGCTTTATGACACAGGCTGGATCCATCATATCGTAGAACCAGCGGCTGCGGCTGCGGCACCCGCTCACTAG
- the fadR gene encoding fatty acid metabolism transcriptional regulator FadR: MIIKAQSPAGFAEEYIVDSIWNNRFPPGSILPAERELSELIGVTRTTLREVLQRLARDGWLTIQHGKPTRVNNFWETSGLNILETIARLNQDGIPELVDHLLSARTNISSIYIRAALKNNSDKVVEIIKDAGNIPDDPAACAEFDYQVNHALAFASNNPIYVLTLNGFKGLYSRIGAYYFSLPESRELLAKFYAEIQGLAEQGKYDEAISLVRRFGYESAKLWQRLRDDVPSDIVDIAR; encoded by the coding sequence ATGATAATTAAAGCCCAGAGCCCAGCCGGATTTGCCGAAGAGTATATCGTCGATTCAATCTGGAACAATCGTTTCCCCCCCGGCTCGATACTGCCAGCGGAAAGAGAACTTTCTGAATTAATCGGCGTAACGAGAACGACGCTGCGTGAAGTATTGCAACGGCTGGCACGCGATGGTTGGTTAACTATTCAGCATGGCAAGCCGACTCGAGTGAATAACTTTTGGGAAACGTCGGGTCTGAATATCCTCGAAACCATTGCTCGATTGAATCAAGACGGGATCCCTGAGCTGGTTGATCATCTGTTATCAGCAAGAACTAACATCAGTAGTATCTATATTCGAGCTGCGCTGAAGAACAATTCGGATAAAGTGGTCGAAATAATCAAGGATGCGGGGAATATTCCCGATGATCCAGCCGCCTGCGCGGAGTTTGATTATCAGGTAAACCATGCGTTGGCGTTCGCCTCCAACAACCCTATCTATGTGTTGACCTTGAATGGTTTTAAAGGGCTTTATTCGCGGATCGGCGCTTACTACTTCTCATTGCCTGAATCACGCGAATTGCTAGCTAAGTTTTATGCTGAGATCCAAGGGTTAGCTGAGCAGGGCAAATATGATGAAGCGATCAGTTTAGTTCGTCGTTTTGGTTATGAAAGCGCGAAACTATGGCAGCGGCTGCGGGACGATGTTCCTAGTGATATCGTTGATATTGCGCGCTAA
- a CDS encoding SpoVR family protein, whose translation MAAPRKKHSKPLSDGPDWTFKLLQQYEDEIDRVAKHYGLNTYPNQIEVITAEQMMDAYASVGMPIGYTHWSFGKRFIQTEQTYKRGQMGLAYEIVINSNPCISYLMEENTMTMQALVMAHACYGHNSFFKNNYLFKTWTDASSIIDYLVFAKNYIADCEQRYGTSEVEAIIDSCHALMNQGVDRYKRPAETSLAEEKKRQKAREEYLQSQVNDLWRTLPKQAIDVIEQPERFPSEPQENLLYFIEKNAPLLESWQREVIRIVRKISQYFYPQKQTQVMNEGWACFWHYTLLNHLYDEGKLTDKFMFEFLHSHTNVVAQPSYNSPYYSGINPYALGFAMFRDLRRICETPDEEDRRWFPDIAGSDWLKTVHFAMENFKDESFIAQFLSPRLIREFKLFSLLDIEKHNFLEIGWIHNDAGYQQIRELLAAQYNLSQREPNIQVYDVDLRGDRSLTLRYTPHQQIPLDKSYPEVLKHLHRLWGFEIKLEMEKADESVELIGRCPEQVSEESDPANAI comes from the coding sequence ATGGCGGCACCAAGAAAAAAACACTCTAAGCCGCTCAGTGATGGGCCTGATTGGACGTTTAAACTCTTACAACAATATGAAGATGAAATTGATCGGGTAGCAAAGCACTACGGATTAAATACCTACCCTAATCAGATCGAAGTAATCACTGCTGAACAGATGATGGATGCTTATGCCAGTGTCGGTATGCCAATCGGCTACACACACTGGTCATTTGGCAAACGCTTTATTCAGACCGAACAAACATATAAACGCGGCCAAATGGGCTTGGCTTACGAGATTGTGATCAATTCTAATCCTTGTATTTCCTATCTAATGGAAGAGAACACCATGACCATGCAGGCGCTAGTGATGGCCCATGCCTGCTATGGCCACAACAGCTTTTTCAAAAATAACTATCTGTTCAAAACCTGGACTGATGCTTCCTCGATTATCGACTATCTGGTCTTCGCCAAAAACTATATCGCCGACTGTGAGCAACGCTACGGCACCAGCGAAGTGGAAGCGATTATCGACTCTTGCCATGCCTTAATGAATCAGGGCGTTGACCGTTACAAACGTCCGGCAGAAACCTCTCTAGCAGAAGAGAAGAAACGGCAAAAGGCGCGCGAAGAGTATCTGCAATCACAGGTTAACGACCTTTGGCGAACGCTGCCCAAGCAGGCTATCGACGTCATTGAACAGCCGGAACGCTTCCCATCTGAGCCGCAGGAAAATTTACTCTACTTTATCGAAAAGAATGCGCCGTTACTTGAATCCTGGCAGCGGGAAGTGATCCGGATCGTACGTAAAATATCGCAGTACTTTTACCCACAAAAACAGACCCAAGTAATGAATGAAGGGTGGGCTTGTTTCTGGCATTACACCCTGCTTAATCACCTTTACGACGAAGGCAAGCTAACCGATAAATTTATGTTCGAGTTTTTACACTCCCACACCAACGTCGTCGCGCAACCCTCTTACAACAGCCCCTATTACTCAGGCATTAACCCATATGCATTGGGCTTTGCCATGTTCCGCGATCTTCGCCGTATCTGCGAAACACCAGACGAAGAAGACCGTCGCTGGTTTCCTGACATTGCCGGTAGTGATTGGCTGAAAACAGTGCACTTTGCCATGGAAAACTTTAAAGACGAAAGCTTCATTGCCCAGTTTTTATCACCTCGTCTCATTAGGGAATTTAAGCTGTTCTCGCTTCTTGATATCGAAAAGCACAATTTCTTAGAGATTGGCTGGATACACAATGATGCCGGCTACCAACAGATCAGAGAGCTACTCGCTGCACAATATAACCTCAGCCAACGCGAGCCTAACATTCAAGTCTATGACGTTGATTTGAGAGGCGACCGCTCACTCACGTTGAGATACACGCCGCACCAGCAAATCCCTTTAGACAAAAGCTACCCTGAAGTACTGAAACATCTGCACCGACTGTGGGGGTTTGAGATAAAGCTAGAGATGGAAAAGGCTGATGAGAGCGTTGAGCTCATTGGCCGCTGCCCGGAGCAGGTTAGCGAAGAAAGCGATCCGGCCAACGCCATTTAG
- a CDS encoding YeaH/YhbH family protein, which produces MAHFIDRRLNSKKKSTVNRQRFLRRYKQQIKKAMSDAISKRGVTDIEKGEKVSIPTRDISEPIFGQGPGGNRERVLPGNDRFVPRDRIERPQGGSGGSGEGEASDSGEGEDEFVFSISKDEYLDLLFEDLELPNLKKNTLDKLTEYKTYRAGYTSDGVPTNINVVRSLRQSLARRIAMNAGKKRELRALQAELERIEGSEPVDKAALKEVAQQIKCLQKKIAATPFIDTFDLRFNNFVKRPVPTSKAVMFCLMDVSGSMDQATKEMAKRFYILLYLFLTRTYENIDVVYIRHHTQAKEVDEHEFFYSQETGGTIVSSALKLMQEIIADRYPPDQWNIYAAQASDGDNWADDSPQCSDILSNNLLPLLRYYTYIEITHRPHQTLWHEYEKLVATYDSFAMQRIKSVEDIYPVFRELFRRQAA; this is translated from the coding sequence ATGGCGCATTTTATTGACCGGCGGCTTAACAGCAAGAAGAAGAGTACAGTCAACAGACAGCGCTTTTTACGACGCTATAAACAGCAGATCAAAAAAGCGATGTCTGATGCTATTTCTAAACGTGGCGTTACAGATATCGAGAAGGGAGAAAAAGTCAGTATCCCGACCCGAGATATATCCGAACCCATTTTTGGCCAAGGCCCTGGGGGAAATAGAGAAAGAGTCCTACCGGGCAATGATCGCTTTGTTCCGAGGGATCGAATAGAGCGCCCTCAAGGGGGCAGTGGCGGCAGCGGTGAAGGCGAAGCAAGCGATAGTGGAGAAGGTGAAGACGAATTTGTCTTCAGCATCTCCAAAGATGAATACTTAGACCTTCTATTTGAAGATTTGGAGCTGCCAAATTTAAAGAAGAACACTTTAGATAAGTTAACCGAATACAAAACCTACCGCGCCGGTTATACCTCAGACGGTGTACCAACCAATATCAATGTAGTTCGCTCACTACGCCAATCATTAGCCCGACGTATTGCGATGAATGCAGGCAAGAAGAGAGAACTACGGGCGCTACAAGCAGAGCTTGAACGCATAGAGGGCAGCGAGCCAGTCGATAAAGCTGCACTTAAAGAAGTAGCGCAACAGATAAAGTGCCTACAGAAGAAAATTGCTGCAACGCCTTTCATCGACACCTTCGACTTACGATTTAATAATTTCGTTAAACGCCCTGTGCCTACGTCTAAAGCGGTGATGTTTTGTCTAATGGACGTCAGTGGTTCCATGGATCAAGCAACCAAAGAGATGGCCAAGCGTTTCTATATTTTGCTCTACCTATTTCTTACTCGAACTTATGAAAACATCGACGTCGTCTATATCCGTCACCACACACAAGCCAAAGAGGTCGATGAACATGAGTTTTTCTATAGCCAGGAAACCGGCGGCACCATAGTCTCCAGTGCCCTCAAATTGATGCAGGAGATCATTGCGGATCGTTATCCTCCTGATCAATGGAACATCTATGCGGCGCAAGCCTCAGATGGTGACAACTGGGCGGACGACAGCCCTCAATGCTCTGATATCTTGAGTAACAACCTTTTACCCTTACTTCGTTATTACACCTATATCGAGATCACCCATCGACCTCATCAAACCCTTTGGCACGAATATGAAAAACTGGTGGCGACCTATGACTCTTTCGCCATGCAACGTATCAAATCGGTCGAAGATATCTACCCTGTTTTCAGAGAGCTATTTCGCCGTCAAGCGGCATAG